A region of the Carya illinoinensis cultivar Pawnee chromosome 16, C.illinoinensisPawnee_v1, whole genome shotgun sequence genome:
gtcaaaaagagaaaagatttAGGGTACAAGAAAATTGCATAAACAGACTAAGCATTTAAATTCACACCACAGATTTTACAAAAGATAGAAAATTCATGTTAGGCAAAGATAATAGACAGAACAAAAGTGCCTGATGTACTGTGACCAGCATTAGTTATGTTCTCCATTATCAGTTTCCATGGCTTGACTAAGTTGACATGCATGCCTGTATGCATTTTGTTTTACCATCAACCAACTTTTCTAGACCTAAAGGTTAAGAATCTGACCAAAGCTTTATCATGCTTATCCATGGTCTTGAAtatgagaagaaagaaaaaggattgCCAAATTGGTATTTATGTATCCTTATTGGTTAGAAGGGTGTAGCTATAGGGTAAAACTACCTTAGGGCCAAGGTGCGCCATCAAcccctatattttgaataagcTCCTTCAGTGTTCTTACTCGGACCAGGTTCTCCTTCCAATACACCCAGAACACAAGGTTTTGGGGATAAACTGCAAAGAGTTTCATGTTACACAACCCCATGTCAAAACTTCCAACACTTTGTCTAAAAGTGAGTGAGAGCCTCTATTTCGTGGTTCCAAATATAGGATAGCCTGTAATTGAAACAAGGGCAGACCAAAGAGGTCCACAATTGAATAAGATACAGAATtttcttggttttctttttttttttttttttttttgggtggggggCACAATAATTTATAAGAATCTGCCTTCTTTACGAAGGCAAAATGAAgagattatttttatcatgaaagcCTAATGTGACCCAGTTGTACAAAGAGAATCCTTCGTGATTGCTCTGCTTTGGTGCAGGGACATATAGGTTAAGACAGCTGTACGCTTGCAATTACGCTATATGTGATGAACCTGAATAAATGGCCTACTTTTTAAAGTAATGGGGAGTGGGGAGCATGTTGTGGTACTGCCCACAGCACTTGCCTATTAGTTACTTGCCAATAAAACCAGACTCCATCATTCAACTCTATTTTGGTACTTAATGAGATGCATGAATGAACTGAACAAGGTGGTAAAAGAAACACCACAAATACattgaaaataaatctgacaATATACTCGCAAGATAAAAGATAGaagttgttttcttcttctcttgtaAAAGGTCTCAAATCTCAATCCACTCTATGTTAGAAGTTCAAGTGCTTTGGTATCAAGTCCAAGAAAGTTAAGACTTCAAGTTTATATAACATCTATATTCCTCGGTAGATTATActaatatacatgtatatatgtatgactAGGGATGAAGTTACACCGTAAGTAAATTTTCGTTAATGTCATTAGCGAAGCTTCCATCAAGCCTACCGTGAAATTCCACATTTTTTAGGTGCCCGTCATGTTTGTATCAGGATGAATAGAGATTACAACCATCAAATTGCTCAACTGTtcaaaaattttggattttttatgtACTTTGAACAACACTGAATCCATGAACcgatatatatgaaatttagtGTGATCTATAAACATGAAGAGAAACGTGTGATCTAACAATGGGATGGACACAACATTAATCTAATGCAAAGGTGACGCACTTTTAACAAAAGTTAGGCCCAGCGGAACTCAACCTAACcatatgcatatttttatgCGTGCGCGTGCTCGTGTAAAGACCATCAGAACAGTCCTTTCAATTTAGTTTACAAGATCATGCCTGACAACTCAGCAAGCAAGTTTACTAGAGACTCTCTTCCAGTACCAAGGCAAGTACAAGTCCAAGTTCTGCCCCTACCCAAATACAATGAGAATTAGTCATACAAAGTTTAAACGAAAAGTAGAAAGGAAAATAGCAGCATAACCTCAAGGCTTCGTTTACCAGCCGTGACGCAGGATataacataaaacaaaatacaaaacttgaAGCCCATATCACTAATCACTTATCTCAATGCTAAGCAACGAAATCGAAGTCAAGTAAATTATTGGACAGTATCATTTTCTAACTTGGCAGAAGCCTTAATTTCATTCCTTCCCCGAcatttgtcaacaacattaCCGAAGTTCTACGAGTATCTGCGGACGAGAGAGACAAACCTGTTGGAGTGCAGAATCTCTTTGGTGAGCAAAGTGATGGGCACGATGTCTTTGAGAATCTCGACCTCTTTATCTTTCCATTTGCGGTAGTCAGGGTCGTCCCAACGAGGGTACTTGGGAGGGTCTCCAGCGCTCCAAGCTGGGGTTGATTTGTCCGTAGAGGATAAACTATCGTCGGCCCGACTCGGCTCGGCGGAGGTGCACCAGGGACGGCGCGGCGTCGAGAAGAAACCAGCGGCGGCCCTGTACTGGTGGTGGTGGAGTCGGAGGCGAAAGAGTGGAAGGCCTCTGAGAAGCAGAGGAGCGG
Encoded here:
- the LOC122298368 gene encoding protein DCL homolog, chloroplastic gives rise to the protein MAAPLLLRGLPLFRLRLHHHQYRAAAGFFSTPRRPWCTSAEPSRADDSLSSTDKSTPAWSAGDPPKYPRWDDPDYRKWKDKEVEILKDIVPITLLTKEILHSNRYLDGERLTVEDEKAVVEKLLAYHPHSDDKIGCGLDSIMVDRHPQFKRSRCLFVVRTDGGWIDFSYQKCLRAYIRDKYPSHAERFIKEHFKRGSG